One region of Bacteroidota bacterium genomic DNA includes:
- a CDS encoding phosphoadenosine phosphosulfate reductase family protein, with protein sequence MARVIHFSGGQTSAYMTILLKPQADDVVLFTDTGREHPETYKFIEAFEQNEGIKVHTATYTHKKAPGLTGFDALVAVKKYLPNRTQRICTEELKVMTARRYLVNTIGLKSYQSYIGFRADEMQRVHRYKSAWKKVSVHFPLADMGITKADVNNYWNSKPYKLNIPSILGNCDLCFLKGKNNIIKILQQFPDLAEKWIRDESIIPVSGDYTKPATYISGIRYEHLLNAAQSQQQLFELEGALPAYSCSCTT encoded by the coding sequence ATGGCAAGGGTAATACACTTTTCCGGCGGCCAAACATCGGCGTATATGACAATACTGCTAAAACCTCAAGCTGACGATGTGGTATTGTTTACCGATACTGGCCGCGAACACCCTGAAACCTATAAGTTTATTGAAGCCTTTGAACAAAACGAAGGAATAAAGGTACATACCGCAACCTATACGCACAAAAAAGCACCCGGATTAACAGGCTTTGATGCTTTGGTGGCGGTAAAAAAATACCTTCCAAACAGGACTCAACGGATTTGTACTGAAGAACTAAAAGTAATGACCGCCCGCAGGTACTTAGTTAATACAATAGGGCTTAAAAGCTACCAAAGCTACATAGGCTTCAGAGCCGATGAAATGCAAAGGGTTCACCGCTACAAATCAGCATGGAAAAAGGTATCTGTGCATTTTCCGCTGGCGGATATGGGAATTACCAAGGCCGATGTAAATAATTATTGGAACTCAAAGCCATACAAGCTAAACATACCGTCGATATTAGGTAATTGTGATTTGTGTTTTCTCAAGGGCAAAAACAACATTATTAAGATTTTACAGCAATTCCCTGACTTAGCTGAAAAATGGATACGTGATGAGAGTATAATCCCCGTAAGCGGGGATTATACTAAACCGGCTACATACATAAGCGGTATTAGGTATGAACACCTTTTGAACGCCGCACAATCACAGCAACAACTATTTGAATTAGAGGGGGCTTTACCGGCCTATTCATGTTCATGTACCACTTAA
- a CDS encoding DUF4248 domain-containing protein, with protein sequence MKSNNNQQYPTGLQNLQSLSAWYGVDKRTLKKWLKKIDGFDLINRDTRTFSPAEVKMIVDHCGQPNQTEE encoded by the coding sequence ATGAAAAGCAATAATAATCAACAATATCCAACGGGGTTGCAAAACCTGCAAAGCCTATCAGCTTGGTACGGTGTAGATAAGCGCACCTTAAAAAAGTGGCTCAAAAAGATTGATGGCTTTGATTTAATCAACCGCGATACCCGCACCTTTTCGCCAGCTGAGGTAAAAATGATAGTTGACCATTGCGGCCAGCCTAACCAAACAGAGGAATAA